The genome window CCACCGGAATATCCCTCAGCAAATTCAGTGGATAATCTGCCCGTTTCCTCATTCCTTTTTCTCCTCTCCTGTCTGGTTCTCTGCTCCCTATAAGCGCCATTTCTTTCACTTACCCTTTCCGCCGGCGGCTGAAAATCAAGCTGTCCTATTCATTTTTGTGTGCGGCTTGTTTTTGTGTTTTTCCCGATAGGGATATATAAGAGGGATTTTCTTTTCCAGGGCAAGATTCGCCTATGTTATACAAAAACCCATTTCATGGATTTTCGCATACCTGGCATATCTTGATGGGGATTCCGGTTCCCCATTCCCTCGGTGGACGCACAATAAAATTGTGCTGTTTGGCTTCCACGAAACTCGTGGTCGCAGCGTCATACAGCGTATGCCGGATATGCTGACGCATATGGAAAAAGGAGAGATTATGGCAAGACCAAAGAAAGAAAAAGAACTGGCCCGCTCCCATCTGATTGCTTTCCGCCTGACAGATGTGGAGTATGACCTTGTGACCAGAATGGCAAAGGAAGCCGGCCTTAGTGCTTCCGCCTATATCCGGAAACTGTTGCTGGACGGAAAGGTAAACATTACCTATGAAGTGGTTGCCGATGTGCCGGAGCTTCAGAAGCTGGCCGCAGAGTTTGGGAAAATCGGGAGCAACCTAAACCAGATCGCACGGTATTTCCACATGGGCGGTATCCGTTCCAAAGCAATGCAGGACGAAATACACGAATGTATCTCACAGCTATTTGAAATGCGGAAAGAGATTGCAGAAATGGCAGGTGATTATCATGGCAGTGTTGAAACATATCGCAAGCAAAAACGCTGATTACAGTCAGATCATGGATTATATTCCGCCAGGAACACCAGGCGGAACTTGAACTTTACGAATCTGCGGTCAAATTTTTCAAAGAGAAAAATGCCGATGGGAAAATCCCGTCTATGAAATCATTAAAAGCTGAAAAAGAAAAACTGACCATCCAGCGGTCAGCGCAGTATGAAACCTATCAATATTTTAAAGAATACCAAAAAGAATTGCGGACGGTCTGCTCCAATGTAGATTCCATTCTCAGGCAAAAAAACAACCTTGAGCCATTGATTACCCAATCACAAGACCGCTCATAAAAAGAAATCCCATCCATGCAGCACCGGATGGGATTTTCCCTTTTAAATAATTTTCATCAGCTGGATATACTTAACAGAATCCCTTACAGAATATCTGTCTCCAAATATCTGGTAGCGGTTCTCCTTATTCTGGTAGAATGACAACAGCTTAGGCTTGTCCTCACACTCAAGATATACAACTCCGCCGCCGATCTGCCGCTGAATTTCTTTTAGAGTGACTATCGTCATATCCATCAATTCATTTCCTGTGAGTGCCGCCGACTCCTCATACTGATAATTTTTCCCAAACTGGGCAACCAAAAAAGCGGATAACATGTAAGAGTCCGTTGCCTCGTCCAGACGAGCATGACGCTGGATTTTTCTTCTCACAGTTCCTGTCAGTCCTGTATCTAGCAGTTGTACTGCCTTATGGGTCAATGTGAAGATTCCCACGATTCTGCTTTCCCCGTCAACCACCAAATATGTAATAGACATCTTGCGTTTGGCAAACTCTATTGCGTTTTTTCTTACAAATTCCTCAATTTCATGATTCTTCGGACAAGAGAAATCGGAGAGAATGAGCTGCAATTCCTCCTCTCCGATTGCGTTTATCATATCCAGAATATTTACCGATGTAAAATTACTCACTTTTTCTGAACCCTCTTTGCCATCAGTCTGCGAATCGCTTCTATATCAGTGAGTGGCGGCTTGACAGGTGTAGTCGGCTTCCATTCAGGATCAAGGCTTGACGCTTCAAGTGCATCAATAAACTTCTCTGCTTTTTTCGGATCGCTGATCACGATATTTGTAAAAATGCTCGACGTAGCCATAATCGCACCTCCTTCTTGTGTTAATGGCACTTCCTTTTGTAGTCCCGCAAGCATAGCTACCTGCTCATCTTTATTATACGCAAAATGCCGCAGAAAATCAACTGTTTTGGAGGAACAGAAAAATCCCAGTTTCTGTCAAGTAAACATTGGCAAATTTTTTCATACATGATTTACCATACTTTTGTCAGGCTAGTTCCGCTTAATATCCTGCCATTGCCAAAAGTTTTTTCCTATCCCCACGGATTCTCCCTTCCAGCCCGACCATATGACCCATGGCCGGATAGGCATACCCTTTTCCATCTTTCTTGGGCGCTTTCGCTGACATCAGGATCTCCCCGTACAGTTCTTCTACCTGTTCTTCTTCAAATACCGGCCTCCTCAGCTTCTCTGTCACTTCGTATAATTTTCCGCTACATTTCTTCGCAAGTATCTTTGCCAGATGGTTCCCTCCACGTTTGCTCCAGCTGGTATGGTTGTGCTTCATTCTGCGGGCTATTATGCTCCACACATGGTTCTCCATCGTCCCCATATTCCGATACTCCAGACCTTCCGGATGTTCCGGAAGCTCAAGTCCCTGTGACTGGTACGGTAAAAGTCCCTCTCGGTTGTTCTCATAATACTGGATTAGTTTTTCTGCGTCCTCTATCTCTCTTTTTTCCCACAGACTGTTCCTGTATGTTTCAAGATAATGAAAAAGCTCTTCCGTCTTTTCTTCTTCCAGCAGTTCCATGATGTCCTGCACGGCCTTACCATTATGGATATTTTCTTTTACTGCCTTATTCCGGTGGAATGGATCCAGCTGGAAGCACGTAC of Roseburia hominis contains these proteins:
- a CDS encoding GNAT family acetyltransferase — translated: MSNFTSVNILDMINAIGEEELQLILSDFSCPKNHEIEEFVRKNAIEFAKRKMSITYLVVDGESRIVGIFTLTHKAVQLLDTGLTGTVRRKIQRHARLDEATDSYMLSAFLVAQFGKNYQYEESAALTGNELMDMTIVTLKEIQRQIGGGVVYLECEDKPKLLSFYQNKENRYQIFGDRYSVRDSVKYIQLMKII
- the mobC gene encoding plasmid mobilization relaxosome protein MobC — encoded protein: MARPKKEKELARSHLIAFRLTDVEYDLVTRMAKEAGLSASAYIRKLLLDGKVNITYEVVADVPELQKLAAEFGKIGSNLNQIARYFHMGGIRSKAMQDEIHECISQLFEMRKEIAEMAGDYHGSVETYRKQKR